Proteins encoded by one window of Methanobacterium sp. CWC-01:
- the cfbB gene encoding Ni-sirohydrochlorin a,c-diamide synthase, with protein sequence MRLILSGTGSAVGKTTIATGIMKAFSREYRVQPFKVGPDYIDPTYHTLATGHSSRNLDSFFMSEPQIREAFQRGLNISKADMGIIEGVRGLYEGISPTGDVGNTASVAKALNAPVVLILNARSLVKSAAAIVIGFKTLDPEVRIEGVILNQVKNRKHYLKTKEAVEKLAKTPVVGGIPRSDEIKVEQRHLGLVPAVERENILGYIGDWGRVMEENLDLDALQEIMRGAGELPPGREALWRSGGNKKVKIGVARDEVFTFYYQENLEALEANHAHLVYFSPLHHEEIPDVDGLYIGGGYPEIFSRELEANHSMRKSVVKFHQEERPIYAECGGLMYLTRSINQQEMCGIFPYPSQMTAKPQALSYVISQAIEDNVILKKGETFRGHEFHYSKVTLEGNTPKFAFKVLRGRGIASKRDGLMDKNALASYVHTHVAACPPFPANFTDCARE encoded by the coding sequence ATGCGATTGATACTGTCTGGTACTGGTAGTGCAGTGGGAAAAACTACCATTGCCACCGGCATAATGAAGGCTTTTTCAAGAGAATACAGGGTTCAACCTTTTAAAGTGGGGCCGGACTATATTGACCCCACCTATCACACCCTGGCCACTGGCCACAGCTCCCGTAATCTGGACTCCTTTTTCATGTCAGAACCCCAAATCCGGGAAGCTTTCCAGAGGGGGCTTAATATTTCCAAAGCAGACATGGGAATTATTGAAGGTGTTCGGGGCCTATATGAAGGTATCAGTCCTACGGGAGATGTGGGCAACACCGCTTCCGTGGCTAAGGCTTTAAACGCTCCGGTGGTTCTAATATTAAACGCCAGGAGTCTGGTTAAAAGTGCAGCAGCCATAGTTATAGGTTTTAAGACCCTGGATCCGGAAGTTCGCATTGAGGGGGTTATCCTGAACCAGGTAAAAAACCGTAAACATTACTTGAAAACCAAAGAAGCTGTGGAGAAACTGGCTAAAACACCAGTAGTTGGTGGTATACCTCGTAGTGATGAAATAAAAGTTGAGCAGCGTCACCTGGGCCTGGTCCCCGCTGTGGAAAGGGAGAATATCCTGGGATACATTGGTGATTGGGGTCGGGTGATGGAGGAAAATCTTGATCTGGATGCCCTTCAAGAGATAATGAGGGGAGCAGGTGAACTTCCTCCGGGAAGGGAAGCTCTATGGAGAAGTGGGGGTAATAAAAAAGTTAAAATTGGAGTGGCCCGGGATGAAGTATTCACTTTCTATTACCAGGAGAATCTGGAGGCACTAGAGGCCAACCATGCCCATCTGGTGTATTTCAGCCCCCTCCACCATGAAGAAATTCCGGATGTGGATGGTCTTTACATTGGGGGGGGATATCCTGAGATCTTCTCCCGGGAACTGGAGGCCAACCACTCCATGCGGAAATCTGTGGTTAAGTTTCACCAGGAGGAACGTCCCATCTACGCCGAGTGTGGGGGGCTTATGTATTTGACTCGTAGTATCAACCAGCAGGAAATGTGTGGAATATTCCCTTACCCCTCTCAGATGACGGCCAAACCTCAAGCCCTTAGTTATGTAATATCCCAGGCCATCGAGGACAACGTTATTCTTAAAAAGGGCGAAACCTTCCGGGGCCATGAATTTCACTACTCGAAGGTGACACTGGAGGGTAACACACCAAAATTTGCCTTCAAAGTACTCCGCGGAAGGGGTATTGCTTCTAAAAGGGATGGATTGATGGATAAAAATGCTCTGGCCAGTTATGTGCATACTCACGTAGCAGCCTGCCCACCATTCCCTGCTAACTTCACGGACTGCGCCCGAGAATAG
- a CDS encoding ParA family protein gives MAEVIAILNQKGGCGKTTTAVNLAAALALMGKQILVIDLDPQGNATTAFGIEKNEIDKTIYTVLIGQDTMEEALLPTEISGLHLIPSNISLSGAEIELSKEVGYHTILDMSMDGIRGHYDYIFIDVPPSLGILTINSLMAADSVLIPIQAEFYALEGMADLMEAMELVETRLKSPSPIKGILLTLFDARTRLGRDVYSNIKEYFGEREYVFKTIIPRNITLAEAPSHGKPCIIYDEESTGTEAYKKLAREFILLEDNK, from the coding sequence ATGGCAGAAGTAATTGCAATACTGAATCAGAAGGGAGGTTGTGGGAAAACCACCACTGCGGTTAATCTTGCCGCGGCATTAGCTCTGATGGGGAAGCAAATCCTGGTCATCGACCTTGATCCCCAGGGCAACGCCACCACCGCCTTTGGAATTGAAAAAAATGAGATTGATAAAACTATATACACCGTCCTCATCGGTCAGGATACCATGGAAGAGGCCCTTTTGCCGACTGAAATTTCTGGACTGCACCTGATTCCCAGCAATATTTCACTGAGTGGGGCTGAAATAGAACTGAGCAAGGAAGTGGGTTACCACACCATTTTAGACATGTCCATGGATGGAATAAGGGGCCATTACGATTATATATTCATAGACGTGCCACCTTCGCTGGGCATACTCACCATAAATTCTCTGATGGCTGCTGATAGTGTGCTCATCCCTATACAGGCTGAATTTTATGCTCTGGAGGGAATGGCTGATCTTATGGAGGCCATGGAACTGGTTGAAACCAGACTTAAGAGTCCATCCCCCATTAAAGGCATTCTTCTCACTCTTTTTGATGCCCGAACCCGGCTGGGTAGGGATGTCTACAGCAACATCAAAGAATACTTTGGGGAAAGAGAATACGTTTTCAAGACCATCATACCCCGTAACATCACATTAGCCGAAGCCCCCAGTCATGGTAAGCCCTGTATTATCTACGATGAGGAGAGCACTGGCACGGAGGCCTATAAAAAGCTAGCCAGGGAGTTTATCCTGTTGGAGGACAACAAATGA
- the ilvD gene encoding dihydroxy-acid dehydratase, giving the protein MRSDTIKKGIQRAPHRSLLRACGLTDSEMEKAFIGVANSFTDIVPGHIHLKKVAESIKLGISNAGGVPFEFNTMAICDGLAMNHDGMRYSLASREIVADTVESMAQAHSLDGLVLLPTCDKVVPGMLMAAARLDIPSIVVTGGPMLPGEFKGQSVDLINVFEAVSKVSSGKMTLEELDELERCACPGAGSCAGLFTANSMACLTEAMGMSLPYCATTHAVDAHKMWIARESGERIVAMIEENLKPSQIMTQSAFYNAIVADLALGGSSNTTLHIPAIANELREQGVEVTLDLFDELSRKVPHITAISPSGQHTMLDLHQAGGIPAVLKVLESKIKQDALTCTGKVLIDNLKDAQVLDHNVIRPLDHPYHEEGGIAILKGSLAPDGSVVKQGAVDPDMLQHQGPAKVFNSEEECVKAIFQGAVEEGDVVVIRYEGPKGGPGMREMLNPTSAISGLEINKVALITDGRFSGGTRGPCIGHVSPEAQAGGPIAVVEDGDLIQIDMPRRKIELLLSPEEIEQRLGKVVHPGKEVKGWLDRYRKLASSANEGAILR; this is encoded by the coding sequence ATGAGAAGCGACACCATAAAAAAGGGTATTCAAAGAGCCCCGCACCGTTCCCTCTTAAGGGCCTGTGGTTTAACCGACTCCGAGATGGAAAAAGCTTTCATTGGCGTGGCTAATAGTTTTACGGACATAGTTCCCGGACATATTCATCTAAAAAAAGTTGCAGAATCTATTAAACTTGGAATAAGTAATGCTGGAGGTGTTCCATTCGAGTTCAACACCATGGCCATCTGTGACGGCCTGGCCATGAACCATGATGGGATGCGATATTCTCTGGCTTCCCGGGAGATTGTGGCCGACACGGTAGAAAGCATGGCCCAAGCCCACAGCCTGGATGGACTGGTATTGCTACCCACCTGTGATAAGGTGGTGCCAGGAATGCTCATGGCTGCAGCCCGTCTGGACATACCCTCCATTGTAGTTACCGGCGGACCCATGTTACCTGGAGAGTTTAAAGGGCAATCTGTGGATTTAATTAACGTTTTCGAAGCAGTGAGTAAAGTTTCATCCGGCAAGATGACTTTAGAAGAGTTGGATGAGTTGGAACGTTGCGCCTGCCCTGGAGCAGGTTCCTGCGCAGGTCTTTTCACAGCCAATAGCATGGCCTGCCTCACCGAGGCCATGGGCATGAGTCTGCCCTACTGTGCCACCACCCACGCCGTGGATGCCCATAAAATGTGGATCGCCCGGGAGAGTGGAGAGCGGATAGTGGCCATGATTGAAGAAAATCTGAAACCATCCCAGATAATGACTCAGTCAGCCTTTTACAACGCCATTGTGGCTGATTTAGCCTTAGGAGGTTCGAGTAATACCACACTACACATACCAGCCATTGCCAATGAATTACGGGAACAGGGAGTGGAGGTGACCCTGGATCTTTTTGATGAGCTAAGCCGAAAGGTGCCCCATATCACCGCCATCAGCCCCTCGGGGCAGCACACCATGCTAGACCTGCATCAGGCCGGAGGAATCCCTGCTGTACTAAAGGTTCTGGAGTCCAAGATAAAGCAGGACGCACTAACCTGCACTGGTAAAGTTTTAATAGACAATCTTAAAGATGCCCAGGTTCTGGACCATAATGTTATCCGTCCCCTGGACCATCCCTACCATGAAGAAGGGGGAATCGCCATACTAAAGGGTAGTTTAGCCCCTGATGGATCAGTGGTAAAACAGGGAGCAGTTGATCCGGATATGCTGCAGCACCAGGGCCCGGCCAAGGTCTTTAATTCAGAAGAAGAATGTGTGAAGGCCATATTCCAGGGAGCAGTGGAGGAGGGTGATGTGGTGGTCATCCGCTACGAGGGGCCCAAGGGAGGGCCAGGAATGAGAGAGATGCTCAATCCCACCTCGGCCATATCCGGCTTGGAAATAAACAAAGTAGCGCTCATAACCGATGGAAGATTTTCTGGAGGAACTAGAGGCCCCTGTATTGGCCATGTCTCACCTGAGGCCCAGGCTGGTGGCCCCATAGCGGTGGTGGAGGATGGAGATCTTATCCAAATAGACATGCCCCGCAGGAAAATTGAGCTTCTATTGTCCCCTGAAGAAATTGAGCAAAGACTGGGAAAGGTGGTTCATCCCGGGAAAGAAGTTAAAGGATGGCTGGACCGATACCGTAAACTGGCCAGTTCAGCTAATGAGGGAGCTATACTAAGATAG
- a CDS encoding AAA family ATPase, whose protein sequence is MNPKKTGGALGKGLDALIKREKPAATEIDEKPPGVKGSGNKSKSSTTSATRRSANGDPTIQAVLMEVHKNPRISLWSVRSAAVLRFLKKTKPEFSISKEASALIEAAVQDKYPDIWKLFQDQDFKL, encoded by the coding sequence ATGAATCCTAAAAAAACTGGCGGGGCCCTGGGTAAAGGCTTAGATGCCCTAATAAAGAGGGAAAAACCAGCTGCAACTGAGATTGATGAGAAACCACCCGGTGTAAAAGGATCAGGTAATAAATCAAAATCATCCACCACTTCTGCTACTAGGAGATCTGCCAATGGTGATCCGACCATCCAGGCAGTTTTAATGGAAGTTCATAAGAATCCCCGGATATCTCTATGGTCGGTTCGCTCTGCGGCGGTTCTGCGTTTTTTGAAAAAAACAAAACCAGAGTTTAGCATCAGTAAGGAAGCTTCGGCCTTGATAGAAGCCGCAGTTCAGGATAAATATCCTGATATCTGGAAACTCTTCCAGGACCAGGACTTTAAATTATAA
- a CDS encoding MgtC/SapB family protein produces MDLFLLLKIIIALALGALIGIERERKGHEMEFAGVRTFMLISFLGITSAYLSQFNSFFLGLAFIGVVVLIAASYLVTTRKNGDVGLTTEVAALITFILGAMCISDQGLQVAPILAIIITTILATKKYLHRFVRRISEKELINTLKFLIIAFVILPLLPNTTLGPLEVFNPYQIWLMVVFISAISYTGYILMKFIGPDRGLGLTGIIGGFVSSTAVTTSMAARVKESNFLMGAAVFATVVASAMMFLRVLLEVSVINPSLIFLVAVPMLVMGVLGIILAIFIWRRVENRDMDADLQLENPFSLKPALIFGGLFLAVLFVSKMANIYLGSRGVYLASIISGVADVDAITISMSLLAPHTITPTTAATAITLAAMSNTVFKFLIALFLGTRKFATNVGLIFLLIIIAGVLAIFLA; encoded by the coding sequence ATGGACCTATTTCTTCTTTTGAAGATTATAATTGCCCTGGCTTTAGGAGCACTGATTGGTATAGAAAGGGAGAGGAAGGGACATGAAATGGAATTTGCCGGGGTCCGTACCTTTATGCTTATTTCCTTCCTGGGAATAACTTCTGCCTACCTTTCCCAATTCAACTCTTTCTTTTTAGGACTGGCCTTTATAGGGGTGGTGGTTTTGATAGCTGCCAGTTATCTGGTAACCACCCGTAAAAATGGTGATGTGGGTCTAACCACTGAAGTGGCCGCTTTGATCACCTTTATTTTAGGAGCAATGTGTATATCGGACCAAGGCCTCCAGGTGGCACCGATCCTAGCCATAATCATCACCACCATACTGGCCACCAAGAAGTATCTGCACCGCTTTGTCAGGAGAATAAGTGAGAAAGAACTTATCAACACCCTAAAGTTCCTTATAATAGCCTTTGTAATACTTCCACTGCTTCCCAACACTACTCTGGGTCCGCTGGAAGTTTTCAATCCCTACCAGATCTGGTTGATGGTGGTTTTCATCTCGGCCATAAGTTACACCGGATATATTCTCATGAAATTCATAGGCCCTGATCGAGGGCTGGGTTTAACGGGCATAATAGGCGGATTCGTTTCCAGCACTGCGGTAACTACTTCCATGGCGGCTCGGGTAAAAGAAAGCAACTTCCTCATGGGGGCCGCTGTTTTCGCCACGGTGGTGGCCAGTGCCATGATGTTCCTCAGGGTGTTGCTGGAGGTTTCTGTAATCAATCCTTCACTGATTTTCCTGGTGGCGGTGCCCATGCTGGTTATGGGTGTTCTGGGAATAATACTTGCCATATTTATCTGGAGACGGGTTGAGAATCGGGATATGGATGCAGATTTACAACTTGAAAATCCCTTCTCCCTAAAGCCAGCTTTAATATTTGGAGGGCTTTTCTTAGCAGTTCTTTTCGTTTCAAAGATGGCTAACATCTATTTGGGTAGTAGAGGTGTTTATCTGGCCAGCATTATCTCGGGGGTGGCCGATGTAGATGCCATCACCATCAGCATGTCACTATTGGCACCCCACACCATCACTCCTACCACCGCGGCCACAGCCATTACCCTGGCGGCCATGTCCAACACCGTGTTCAAGTTCCTCATAGCACTATTTTTAGGTACCCGTAAATTCGCCACCAACGTGGGGTTAATTTTCCTCTTAATAATCATAGCCGGGGTACTGGCCATATTTTTAGCATGA
- a CDS encoding radical SAM protein produces MNLEKLRILGEGSQYDLCNYVSLNQENFTSAKLPGIYHAQTAQGCSVPLFKTLMSNHCTCDCLYCLNNCQNKFNREEYSPQELVSVFLQYYQNHYAEGLFLSSGLPGDPDKGMENLVEVARLLRKEHEYQGYIHLKILPGASYDQIKRAMSLADRISVNLESATSSGFSELTTTKDYHKDVLRRMKWINRLKNRYPELAPAGQSTQLMVGANQENDADILKRVQWLNKNLNIKLSYLSPFIPLEGTPLNSHSPPDPKRVPRLYQAQFLLNSYGFAVKDMILDDSDHLFLDDDPKQLWAQFHPENFPVEINESSFNDLIKVPGIGPKSARKILAARRSGHVFTSLEDLKKTGVWIKRAEPFIKLNRIYQSTLNF; encoded by the coding sequence ATGAACTTAGAAAAGTTAAGAATCCTGGGGGAGGGATCCCAGTACGATCTCTGTAATTATGTTAGTCTTAATCAGGAGAATTTTACATCAGCCAAGCTCCCCGGCATCTACCATGCCCAAACCGCCCAGGGATGTTCAGTACCACTGTTCAAAACTCTGATGAGCAATCACTGCACCTGTGATTGCCTTTACTGTTTAAATAACTGTCAAAACAAGTTTAACCGGGAAGAATACAGTCCTCAAGAGTTAGTGTCAGTGTTTCTACAGTATTACCAGAATCACTATGCCGAAGGACTTTTTTTAAGTTCAGGTCTTCCTGGTGATCCGGATAAGGGCATGGAAAACTTGGTGGAAGTAGCCCGTTTGTTGAGGAAGGAACATGAGTATCAGGGGTACATTCATCTCAAGATACTTCCAGGAGCTTCTTACGACCAGATCAAACGGGCCATGAGTTTAGCTGATCGTATAAGTGTTAACTTAGAATCAGCAACGTCCTCTGGTTTTTCAGAGCTTACCACGACCAAGGATTATCATAAAGATGTTTTAAGAAGGATGAAATGGATTAATCGATTGAAAAATCGTTATCCAGAACTTGCTCCTGCTGGGCAAAGCACCCAGTTGATGGTAGGGGCCAATCAGGAAAATGATGCGGATATATTGAAGCGTGTGCAATGGTTAAACAAAAATTTAAATATTAAATTAAGCTATCTAAGTCCTTTTATTCCTTTAGAGGGCACTCCTCTAAATAGTCATTCCCCACCGGATCCGAAACGTGTTCCCCGTTTGTATCAGGCCCAATTCCTTCTTAACTCCTATGGTTTTGCAGTGAAAGATATGATATTAGATGATTCTGATCACCTGTTCCTGGATGATGATCCTAAACAGTTATGGGCCCAATTCCATCCGGAAAACTTTCCGGTGGAGATAAATGAGTCCAGTTTTAATGATTTGATCAAAGTCCCAGGTATTGGTCCTAAGTCTGCTAGGAAAATATTAGCGGCTCGAAGATCAGGGCATGTTTTCACTAGTTTAGAAGATTTGAAAAAAACGGGAGTGTGGATCAAGCGGGCTGAACCATTTATTAAATTAAACCGAATTTATCAGTCCACCCTTAACTTCTAA
- a CDS encoding threonine--tRNA ligase, with product MRILLIHSDYLKYETKNQTRIAEKIDDDRKKGQYQDVLVVFTAVEKEDEENPQNIIEKAVLEIEDVFGKVKADKIVIYPYAHLSSSLGAPEFAKGVLKSLESALLDNGLPVARVPFGWYKSFQVACKGHPLSELSRTITAESRAEEETKEEQESQFFILFEGELHDPETFHYENQDLEQLVKYELGVSESSGDEPPHVKLMREKSLADYEPSADVGHLRWYPKGRLIRDLLSDYVYGLVTERGAMPVETPIMYDLADDAIRVHAEKFGERQYRMGGKKELMLRYACCFGAFRVLSDSFLTWKNLPVGIYELSTYSFRLEKKGEVVGLKRLRGFTMPDLHTVCADLNQSLQEFDQQILMCQQTGEDLNVNYEVIMRATQDFLDQNREWVSHAAEKIGKPVLLEVLPKRKHYWIAKMDFAAIDYLGRPIENPTIQIDVESGERFGITYIDQNEQEHYPIIIHCSPTGSIERVICSLLENTAVRMEQRAPMLPVWLSPTQLRILPVADRHLDFAMELAQEMRKAQIRVDVDDRPDRVGKKIRNAAGDWVPYVVVIGDKELEQGIFNVSVRETSEKVDMTQDELLNTIKEAVQGMPFRSLPLPLLLSRRVNF from the coding sequence ATGCGCATACTTTTAATTCACTCTGATTATTTGAAATATGAAACCAAGAACCAGACCAGAATTGCAGAAAAAATAGATGATGATAGGAAAAAAGGACAGTACCAAGATGTTCTGGTGGTTTTCACTGCTGTGGAAAAGGAGGATGAGGAGAATCCTCAAAATATCATCGAAAAGGCGGTCCTGGAGATTGAAGATGTCTTCGGAAAGGTTAAGGCTGATAAGATAGTCATATACCCCTATGCTCATTTAAGCTCTTCTCTGGGGGCTCCAGAGTTTGCTAAGGGTGTTCTTAAAAGTTTAGAATCTGCCCTTTTAGATAATGGCTTGCCAGTGGCCAGGGTGCCCTTTGGCTGGTACAAATCTTTCCAGGTGGCCTGTAAGGGACACCCCTTATCAGAACTCTCCAGAACCATCACCGCCGAGTCCCGAGCTGAAGAAGAGACAAAAGAAGAACAGGAATCTCAGTTTTTCATTCTGTTCGAAGGTGAACTCCACGACCCGGAGACCTTCCACTACGAAAATCAGGACTTAGAACAGCTGGTTAAGTATGAACTGGGGGTTTCAGAGTCTTCCGGTGATGAACCACCTCATGTGAAGCTCATGCGTGAGAAGAGTCTGGCTGATTATGAACCATCCGCCGATGTGGGCCATCTGCGCTGGTATCCCAAGGGCCGTCTCATTCGAGACCTCTTATCCGACTACGTTTATGGCCTGGTAACTGAAAGGGGGGCCATGCCCGTGGAAACACCCATTATGTACGACCTGGCCGATGATGCCATACGGGTGCATGCCGAGAAGTTCGGGGAACGCCAGTACCGTATGGGTGGTAAGAAGGAATTAATGTTAAGATACGCCTGCTGTTTTGGGGCCTTTAGGGTTCTTTCTGACTCCTTTTTAACCTGGAAGAATCTTCCGGTAGGCATCTATGAACTTTCCACCTACAGCTTCCGATTAGAGAAGAAAGGAGAAGTAGTGGGCCTTAAACGGCTGAGGGGATTCACCATGCCCGATCTGCACACCGTCTGCGCTGATCTTAATCAGTCCCTTCAGGAATTCGACCAGCAAATACTCATGTGCCAACAGACGGGAGAAGACCTTAACGTCAACTACGAGGTAATCATGCGTGCCACCCAGGATTTTCTGGACCAAAACCGGGAGTGGGTATCCCATGCTGCGGAAAAAATAGGTAAACCTGTTCTCCTGGAGGTTTTACCAAAACGAAAGCACTACTGGATAGCTAAAATGGACTTTGCTGCTATAGACTACTTGGGAAGGCCTATTGAGAACCCAACTATCCAAATTGACGTAGAAAGTGGGGAAAGGTTTGGAATAACCTATATTGACCAGAATGAACAGGAGCATTATCCTATAATAATCCACTGCAGCCCTACTGGAAGTATTGAGCGAGTTATATGCAGCCTTCTTGAGAACACCGCAGTACGAATGGAGCAAAGAGCTCCCATGTTGCCTGTCTGGTTATCTCCCACTCAACTGCGCATCCTCCCGGTGGCGGACCGGCATCTGGACTTTGCCATGGAACTGGCTCAGGAGATGCGAAAAGCCCAGATTCGGGTGGATGTAGATGACCGGCCGGACCGGGTGGGTAAAAAAATACGCAACGCTGCCGGGGATTGGGTACCATACGTAGTGGTGATTGGAGATAAAGAACTTGAGCAGGGTATATTCAATGTTTCAGTCCGAGAAACCAGTGAAAAAGTAGACATGACTCAAGATGAGCTCTTAAACACCATCAAAGAGGCCGTTCAGGGAATGCCATTCCGTTCATTACCTCTACCCCTTTTATTATCCCGCAGAGTAAACTTCTAG
- a CDS encoding oligosaccharide repeat unit polymerase family protein, whose protein sequence is MKVKDVDLFSPYIVVVVIGLYVALALVGFEKHLRNLQYPDPATFGYIALGTLFFTLGVVLPWLIYRYSGHLKTFFNKPETDLESDPTWYSQLRFLLNEKLLLGIVIFSLLLQATNLYLLGGIPLLSGYLKFKATTDLWRIAYPLFLPALNLLLAKYPRKIYYLLFLIGLALFGLTGYRTTTLAIIISVFITTYYTRRLKTSHIIGFITFIALIGIAVGYIAVKAIEWQQWSLNPFDLVFYRAAFTTMVLSKIVAMQGATGGDLFLQIFSSGHPRVTVGCTALGYKACITSTIFGPALLDFGAIGLAIQMLLIGLALRMVYNVQKIKNGVYAALYSIILAHTLIWVETGPTDITVWLFYAMALFGVLIFWLRYSKLNLK, encoded by the coding sequence ATGAAAGTAAAAGATGTAGATCTCTTTTCACCATACATCGTGGTGGTGGTCATTGGGCTGTACGTAGCCCTGGCGCTGGTTGGATTTGAAAAACACCTGAGGAACCTGCAGTATCCAGACCCAGCAACCTTCGGCTACATAGCACTGGGAACCTTATTCTTCACACTGGGAGTGGTTTTACCATGGCTCATATATCGTTACTCTGGCCACCTGAAAACTTTTTTCAATAAACCGGAAACTGATCTTGAAAGTGATCCCACCTGGTATTCCCAGTTGAGATTCCTCCTTAACGAGAAACTACTCCTGGGTATCGTGATTTTTAGCCTCCTCCTGCAGGCCACTAATCTCTATCTTTTGGGCGGCATCCCCCTACTGAGTGGATATCTTAAGTTTAAGGCCACCACCGACTTATGGCGGATAGCCTACCCCCTTTTCTTACCTGCCTTAAATCTGCTCCTAGCCAAATATCCACGTAAAATTTATTACCTCCTGTTTTTAATAGGCCTGGCCCTGTTTGGCTTAACTGGTTACCGGACCACCACCCTGGCGATCATAATCAGCGTATTTATCACTACCTATTACACTCGCCGTCTGAAAACATCCCATATAATTGGATTCATCACCTTCATAGCCTTAATTGGTATTGCCGTGGGATACATAGCAGTTAAAGCCATCGAATGGCAACAATGGAGCTTGAACCCCTTTGATCTGGTTTTTTACCGAGCCGCATTTACCACTATGGTTCTGTCTAAAATTGTGGCCATGCAGGGTGCTACCGGTGGAGATCTCTTTCTACAGATATTTTCATCTGGTCATCCACGAGTCACAGTGGGTTGCACCGCCCTGGGTTACAAAGCTTGCATTACCTCCACCATCTTTGGTCCCGCCCTTCTGGACTTCGGGGCCATCGGATTGGCAATTCAGATGTTACTCATCGGTCTGGCTTTAAGGATGGTGTACAATGTACAGAAAATTAAAAATGGTGTATATGCTGCACTTTATTCAATTATTCTGGCTCACACTCTAATATGGGTAGAAACTGGGCCTACTGACATTACTGTCTGGCTTTTCTATGCTATGGCACTTTTTGGGGTGCTGATATTCTGGTTAAGGTATTCTAAATTGAATTTAAAATAG
- a CDS encoding signal peptidase I, translated as MSNRKKAPQKKSKLPEEDSKSSTGREIASYIIIIVVGILLAQHLNVVVSGSMEPVFYRGDVVLIEKSNFLGIEEVSPNNLQVGDIIIYQATWYPEPVIHRIISTGKDAQGRSYYVTQGDNNSGADPAPVYPDQVQAKVISWGEYPLVIPKIGYLTLWIRGL; from the coding sequence ATGTCCAACAGAAAAAAAGCTCCTCAGAAAAAGAGCAAACTTCCAGAAGAAGATTCTAAAAGTTCAACTGGCCGTGAAATTGCCAGTTACATAATTATCATCGTGGTCGGGATCTTGCTGGCCCAGCACCTTAACGTGGTGGTATCCGGTAGCATGGAACCCGTATTCTACCGGGGCGACGTAGTGTTAATTGAAAAAAGCAATTTCCTGGGGATAGAAGAGGTGAGTCCGAATAATCTCCAGGTAGGGGACATAATCATCTACCAAGCCACATGGTACCCCGAACCAGTTATTCACCGAATAATTAGCACAGGGAAAGATGCCCAGGGACGCAGCTATTACGTTACCCAGGGTGACAATAATTCGGGAGCAGATCCTGCCCCGGTGTATCCGGATCAGGTACAGGCCAAGGTGATAAGTTGGGGAGAATATCCGCTGGTAATCCCTAAAATCGGCTACTTAACCCTGTGGATCAGGGGCCTTTAG